CTTGGCTACATATTTGTTATATTTTATTGAGTTTTCTGTTTATCTGCTAAGCCATTCAAATGTTATTTTGGCAGCAGGTAGTTCTAGCTAAAATTATGCATTTCAGTGCAAGTTCTTTCTTTCTACGTGCTGCTCTTCTGACTATTGACTTTCAGGCTATTGAGAGAAGCCGCTTAAGGATTGCTGCAGCTCGGCAGCAAAGCGAAACGCCTGAGCAATCTCCGCAACCTGCGAACTTGACGACTCCGGTACCAGCAGAGCAGGGCACTCCTCATTCTACTGAAGCTCAGGGCTCCCAAGCTATCGCCTCTGGTTCTGGCTTAACTGAAATGGTTGCAAACCCTGCACCTAGCCAGGCAGAGCACGGCTTCAAGGTCTATTCTTCGCCATCCAAGAGCTCACAGAAGACTCCAACCAAACCCATCGATCCAGCGCTCGCTGATCTCATGGAGAAGAAACTGACCAGCTCAATAGAGCAAATCGAGAAGATGGTGAAGAAGAACCAGAAGAAGGCCGCTCAGCCTTCCAAGAGGGCCAACCAAAGGCGCACCCTCATGTCCATGCGATGAGTTGAGTACTCTGCTTCACTGCAGGGAGAGGAGAAAGTCCATCTCAGACTAGTCCTCCAGCCCGCCGTGTCTGCTGCTTTCTTAGCCGCTATCCTGACCAGTCAATCCTGCTCTTCTTCTGTCTGCCCTTCACCCCAAGACTTACCATAGCATGTTATGATAAGATGGGGATTCGTGGTTCTCTGCTTGAGGGCCTGGGATTATCTCGGTTGTTGGTTCTCTGCTTGAGGATCTGGGATTATGGGGCCGGCCTGTTGGTTCCCTCTGCTTGAGGGTCTAGGATT
This region of Triticum aestivum cultivar Chinese Spring chromosome 2D, IWGSC CS RefSeq v2.1, whole genome shotgun sequence genomic DNA includes:
- the LOC123053607 gene encoding protein POLYCHOME, which codes for MPEHRELKRTALTDLSGGGFFIRRVASPGALAGRRAGKPLPRRFASPSSNKENVPPAWAVKATPPRRRSPLPGWYPRTPLRDITVIVKAIERSRLRIAAARQQSETPEQSPQPANLTTPVPAEQGTPHSTEAQGSQAIASGSGLTEMVANPAPSQAEHGFKVYSSPSKSSQKTPTKPIDPALADLMEKKLTSSIEQIEKMVKKNQKKAAQPSKRANQRRTLMSMR